The genomic window TACGGCAACCAGGTCGTCATCCAGCACGAGGACGGCACCTACTCGCAGTACGCCCACCTCTCCTCCCTCTCGATCGGGGCCGGCGAGAGCGTGACCGGCGGGCAGCAGATCGGCCTCTCCGGCTCGACCGGCAACTCCAGCGGCCCGCACCTGCACTTCGAGATCCGCACCACCCCGAACTACGGCTCGGACATCGACCCGGTGGCCTACCTGCGCTCGCACGGCGTCACGATCTGATCAGATCTGATCTGATCAGGTCGGCCCGGTCCGGCCCGGTCTGATCTCGGGTGGTCGCACCTGAGGCGGCGTCAACAGCGTCCGCCGCCCCCTGTCCTGACGGAGGGGGCGGCGGACGTCTGCGTGGCGGGCCCCGGCGGCGTATTCCCGAATCGCGCAAAACTGACCGGGTGGTCTATGTCACGCCTCGTCAACCCCTCCCTACGGTGGCGTAGGTCACTTCGTGAGGTGAAAGATGTGTCGACGTGGCAGACGATTCGCGATCAAGAACAAAGGGTGTATTCACGTCGTACGCGGCGATCGGTGACAGCTTCACCGAGGGCGTCGGGGACCCCGGCCCCGGGGGGCGGTTCGTCGGCTGGGCGGACCGGCTCGCGGTCCTGCTCGACGACCGCGTACCGGAACACAGCTTCCGCTACGCCAATCTCGCCGTGCGCGGCAGGCTCCTCGACCAGATCGTGGAGGAGCAGGTCCCACGGGCGCGGGAACTCGCCCCCGACCTGGTGACGTTCTGCGCCGGCGGCAACGACATCATCCGGCCCGGCACCGACCCCGACGACGTCGCCGAGCGCTTCGAGCGGGCGGTCGCCGACCTCGCCTCCGTGGTCGGCACGGTCATGGTGACCACCGGGTTCGACACCCGCGGCGTGCCGGTGCTCCGCCATCTGCGCGGCAAGATCGCCACGTACACCGCGCACGTGCGCGCCATCGCCGACCGCTACGACTGCCCGGTCCTCGACCTCTGGTCCCTCAAGTCCGTCCAGGACAGGCGGGCCTGGGACGACGACAGGCTGCACCTCTCGCCCGAGGGACACACCCGCGTCGCGCTGCGCGCCGCCCAGGTGCTCGGCATCGAGGCCCCCGCCGACCCGGACCAGCCCTGGCCGCCCCTGCCCCCGCGCGGCACGCTGGAGGTCCGGCGCGACGACATCCAGTGGGCGCGCGAGTACCTCGGGCCGTGGATCGGGCGGCGGCTGCGAGGGGAGTCGTCGGGCGATCACGTCGAGCCGAAGCGTCCGGATCTGCTGCCGCTCTGAGTGGCCACCGCGGCGGGAATCCGCTCCAGGACCCCGTCCGCGAACACGTCGTACAGCGGCAGCGACTCCGGCCGCGGGCGGCGTGACCGCCTCCGCGCGGCGTGACCGCCTCCGCGCGGCGCGACCGACCCCGCGCGGCGCGACCGACCCCGCGCGGCCGCCGGGCTCCGCCGCGGCTCGGCCGTGTACGAACCCCTGCGTCAGACCCGAGCCGCCGCCAGCTCACCGGATCCGATCAGCGCCGAGCTGCCCCGGCCCGTACAAGCGTGGGCTCCGGCCACCGCGCCGAGCCGGGCGCAGTCCTCGACGTCGCGGCCGGCCAGCCGGCCGTAGAGGAAACCGCAGACGAACGCGTCCCCGGCGCCGTTGGAGTCCACCACCGGCCCGGGCGGCACGGTCGCCGGGACCGGGCGGGGTGTGCGGCCGCCGTCGCGGGTCATCAGGTACGAGCCGCCGGCGCCGGCCGTCGCGATCACGGCCTCCGCCCGGCCCTCGCGCAGTATCTCCCGCATCACCGACGCGATCCGCTCCCCGGCGCCGGCCGCGCTGAGGAAGACCACGTCGGAGCGGAGTGCGAACTCCCGGTGGTGGTCGTCCACTCCGTCCCAGTCGTGCAGATCCGTCGAGACCGGGACGCCGAGCTCGGCGATGTCGTCGTAGAGGAACCGCGCGAAGTTCACGATCGACAGATGGACGTGGCGGGCCCGCCGCAGATGGGAGAGGTAGAAGTCGCGCGGCATCCGCAGATCGCCAGGGTCGCGGGCGTCGTAGAAGGACATCCGACGGCCCGTCGAGTCCACGAGGTTCACCGCACGCCGGGTACCGGAAGGAGAGATCAGGTACGCGAAGTCCACATCGCCCTCGGCGAGCCGCTCGCGCACCAGCGTGCCCGGCCGGTCGTCGCCGATGAAGTCCAGCAGGGTGACGCCGAGTCCGAGGGCCCGGCAGCCGAGGGCCACGTTGCCGCCGGTGTGCCCGGCCCACTCGGTGATGGGCGGGACCCCGACCGAGTCCGCGAGCGGCACCGGCAGCGAACCGACACGGACGACCGTGTCGACCCCGCTGCCGCCGATCACCAGGACGTCGAGATCCGCACGGACCGTACGCTGCGCCGCCGACACCGCTTCCCCTCCCATGAGCCTCCCGAGCGCTACGTACTCTGCCGGGTCAGCGCCTCGCGGTCGAGCCCCAGTTCGCGCGCCAGGGCGTCATCCGTCCAGCCCAGCATGGCGGCGCGGCTGAGCGATCCCGCGTACGACGTCATCTGGACGGCCAGACCGTCGAGCAGCGCGGTCAGCCGCCAGGCGGCCGACGCGGGGTCGGGACAGTGGAACTCGCCCGCCGCGGCGCCCTCCGCGATGACCGCGGTCAGCTCGGCCTTCCACTGCTGGTCGAGCTCGCGGGCCACCTCGCGCAGCGCGGGTTCGCGCAGTGCGGCGGCCCAGCCCTCGATCCACAGGCGCCAGCCCTTGGCCTGCCCGGTGGGGGCGTACCAGCGGACGGCAGCCCGCAGCCGGCGCACCGCGGAGGTGCGGCGGCCGAGGATCCTGCGCAGATGGGCCAGATCGCCCTCGGCGGCGTACGTGAAGGCCGCGGCGACGAGCTTCTCCTTGGTGGAGAAGTGGTACAGCACCAGGGCGTTGCTCACCCCGAGCGCGGAGGCGACATCGGCGATCCGTACGGCGGACACACCCCGGGCCTCGATCTGCTCCACGGCCGCCCGCAGCAGTTCCTCTTGCCGCTCCGCGACGCTCAACCGGACTCTCGCCACCCGGTCACCCTACACACGCCTGTGCGAGCTCCAGCAGCCTGCGGTCCGCGCCGCGGGCCGCGACCACCGCGTGCCCGACGGGCAGCCCCGCCACCGACATCCGGGGGAAGCCCCAGGCAGGGCAGACCGCCGAAATCACCGGACCCTGCGGACCGCCACCCGAGGCGACCGGCCGCCTCTCCGGTTGCCTCTCATCGAAGCACTCCACGGGCGTCGAAGCACTCCACGTGCCGGGAGCGTTCGCACCGCCGAGGCCGGCTTTCCCGTACCTTCCGGTACCGGCGCTCCGGTAGCGGCGTTCCTGTACCGGCTATCCGTACCAGCCGAAACGCTCCGCCATCACCGGCAGCCGCTCGGCGACGATCGCGTGCGCGGCCGCCCTCGGCGTCGTGCCGTCCGCCTCGGCGCGCGCGAGCATCAGCCCGATCAGACCGCGCATCGCGCGGCGTGTGTACGCGAACGCCTCGTCCGCATCGGCACCGATGTCCCCGAAGAGGGTCCACCACCACCACGCGTTCGTACCGGAGTTCACGACAACGTCCGGCAGTACGGTCACGCCCCGGTCGGCGAGCAGCGCCTCCGCCTCCGGGAGGACCGGCATGTTCGCCGCCTCGACGATCCAACGCGCCCTGATCCGGGCCTGGTTGACGCCGTCGATGGCGTACGAGACGGCGGCGGGGACGAGCACCTCCGCGTCCGCCGAGAGCCACGCCTCGCCCGGCAGCTCGGCGTCTCCGGGCCGCAGCGCCGCACGGTCCACCGTCCCGAACGCGTCGCGCGCGGCGAGCAGCGCCTCGACATCCAGGCCGTCCGGGTTGGCGATGGTGCCCTTGACGTCGGCGACGGCGACGATCCGCAGCCCCGCCCGGGAGAGGAAGCGGGCCGTCGCGCCGCCCATCGTGCCGAAGCCCTGCACGCAGACACGGGTCCCCGCACGGCCGGTGCCCACCCGGTCGAGCGCGGCGAGCACCGACTCGGCGACTCCGCAGCCGCCGACCAGTTCGTCGAGGCCGATGCCGTCGACCACGACGGCGAAGGCGTCGGCCAGCCGCCGGCGCGCGGCGGCCTCGTCGTCGAGCAGCGGGTAGACGGCCTGGACGGTCGAGACGAGCCCGGCCTCGGCCGCCGCCCGGTCGACGACGTCCTGCGTGAGGCCGAGGTCCTCGCCGGTGGTCCAGAAGCTCTCGATGTACGGCCGCATCGCCCGCAGATAGCGGACGAGAACGCCGTACGCCTCCGGGGCGCGCGGGTCGCAGTCGATGCCGCCCTTGGCACCGCCGAGGGGGATGTAGCGGGCGGTCGGCTCGTCGGCGTCGTAGTGCAGGGCCTCCTTCATCGTCATGCCGCGGGCCAGCCCGGCCACCTCGTCGAGCGTGCAGCCCTCGCGCATCCGCAGCCCGCCGCTGGCCACCCCGCGCACCAGCCGGTCGACGACGAGATGGCCCTGGCGGCCGGTGACGTGGTCCGTCCATGTGAGGCTTATGAGGGGACGGGGCGTCCGCTGGGTATCGGACTCGGGCATGGTGCCTCCGGGCACGACGACGTACTGAATTGCCGTTCAGTATCCGGAGGCGTCGGCGGCGATGTCAACGCGAAGTCGTGCCGGAAGAGGGGCCGGCGGCCCGGTCGGCCGTGCCGCCGTCGGGCCGCCCGGGCAGTTCGCAGTGGTCCTTGAACCCCTGGCTGGTCAGCCCGAGGGCCGAGTTGATCCGGGAGCGCAGGTTCTCCACCGCCACGATCGCCGTCAGCTCGACGTACGCGGCCTCCCCGAGCGTTCCCAGCAGCCGCTCGGCGAGTTCGTCGGTGACCTCGGGCGGATTCGCGGTCATCGCCTCCGCGTACTCCATGACGTCCCGCTCCAGCGGTGTGTACACGTCACTGCCGCGCCAGACCGGTACCGCCTGGAGCTTGCGGGCGTCGATGCCCTCGCGCGCACTGACCCAGTAGCCGAAGTCCATGCACCAGCTGCAGCCGATCGAGGCCGCCGTGGCCATCTCGGCGAGCGCCTTCAGGCCCGGGTCGAGCGCGTTCCACTTGGCGACGGCCATCTCGAAGCGGAGGTCCGCACGCAGCACGCGCGGATTGTGCCCGAGCGCCTTCACGGGGTCGAGAACCTCCTTGTAGGTGCGCTTCGAGTACCACTCCGTCGCCCGGTAGAAGAGCGAGCGGGGCGGGGTGAGGGGGATGCGGGCCATGGCGGGCTCCTCGTGTCGCTTGCACGTCCTGTGCACGCTCTGCGTGCGTCCTGACACCCGTACGACGGATCGCGCGCCACCGATGTGACATGCCGTGCCGTGACATCCCGTGCCGTGACATGCCGTGCCGCCCACGATCTCCCGCCGGATACTGCCGCCCACGATCTC from Streptomyces formicae includes these protein-coding regions:
- a CDS encoding carboxymuconolactone decarboxylase family protein, which codes for MARIPLTPPRSLFYRATEWYSKRTYKEVLDPVKALGHNPRVLRADLRFEMAVAKWNALDPGLKALAEMATAASIGCSWCMDFGYWVSAREGIDARKLQAVPVWRGSDVYTPLERDVMEYAEAMTANPPEVTDELAERLLGTLGEAAYVELTAIVAVENLRSRINSALGLTSQGFKDHCELPGRPDGGTADRAAGPSSGTTSR
- a CDS encoding carbohydrate kinase family protein, whose amino-acid sequence is MGGEAVSAAQRTVRADLDVLVIGGSGVDTVVRVGSLPVPLADSVGVPPITEWAGHTGGNVALGCRALGLGVTLLDFIGDDRPGTLVRERLAEGDVDFAYLISPSGTRRAVNLVDSTGRRMSFYDARDPGDLRMPRDFYLSHLRRARHVHLSIVNFARFLYDDIAELGVPVSTDLHDWDGVDDHHREFALRSDVVFLSAAGAGERIASVMREILREGRAEAVIATAGAGGSYLMTRDGGRTPRPVPATVPPGPVVDSNGAGDAFVCGFLYGRLAGRDVEDCARLGAVAGAHACTGRGSSALIGSGELAAARV
- a CDS encoding TetR/AcrR family transcriptional regulator yields the protein MARVRLSVAERQEELLRAAVEQIEARGVSAVRIADVASALGVSNALVLYHFSTKEKLVAAAFTYAAEGDLAHLRRILGRRTSAVRRLRAAVRWYAPTGQAKGWRLWIEGWAAALREPALREVARELDQQWKAELTAVIAEGAAAGEFHCPDPASAAWRLTALLDGLAVQMTSYAGSLSRAAMLGWTDDALARELGLDREALTRQST
- a CDS encoding SGNH/GDSL hydrolase family protein, which gives rise to MADDSRSRTKGVFTSYAAIGDSFTEGVGDPGPGGRFVGWADRLAVLLDDRVPEHSFRYANLAVRGRLLDQIVEEQVPRARELAPDLVTFCAGGNDIIRPGTDPDDVAERFERAVADLASVVGTVMVTTGFDTRGVPVLRHLRGKIATYTAHVRAIADRYDCPVLDLWSLKSVQDRRAWDDDRLHLSPEGHTRVALRAAQVLGIEAPADPDQPWPPLPPRGTLEVRRDDIQWAREYLGPWIGRRLRGESSGDHVEPKRPDLLPL
- a CDS encoding glutamate dehydrogenase, with protein sequence MPESDTQRTPRPLISLTWTDHVTGRQGHLVVDRLVRGVASGGLRMREGCTLDEVAGLARGMTMKEALHYDADEPTARYIPLGGAKGGIDCDPRAPEAYGVLVRYLRAMRPYIESFWTTGEDLGLTQDVVDRAAAEAGLVSTVQAVYPLLDDEAAARRRLADAFAVVVDGIGLDELVGGCGVAESVLAALDRVGTGRAGTRVCVQGFGTMGGATARFLSRAGLRIVAVADVKGTIANPDGLDVEALLAARDAFGTVDRAALRPGDAELPGEAWLSADAEVLVPAAVSYAIDGVNQARIRARWIVEAANMPVLPEAEALLADRGVTVLPDVVVNSGTNAWWWWTLFGDIGADADEAFAYTRRAMRGLIGLMLARAEADGTTPRAAAHAIVAERLPVMAERFGWYG